One stretch of Desulfonatronospira thiodismutans ASO3-1 DNA includes these proteins:
- a CDS encoding BspA family leucine-rich repeat surface protein has product MSSDGTNYPGGTRDEARFIELTQEKSFAFHLSPQEYHYYQFDADQSAMEIHVTKGDVSVELQDEDGNTLANGDQGIRYGGLEEGRSYYIQVENEAGSWWWQDKTEYHLDITPLDFLPADDPDEAVDLVPEEDREAALQPGDGSHYYQFELDEARAVDIEATGSVSLTLKDSQGEKLQEGEDFLQKDSLDAGEYKVVVEHQDSRWWWQDKTEYSLGLNTAEAGRPDEPGRDPDAARVIDIWEAVSEEGKSFQEEVPAGEDHFYKFELDVDAEVGLEATGNVSLDLLREGDEGDSLQTVKADKNSIQTELDPGEYYVQVSNETGEWWWQEDAEYELDFEVSKIAELEPDLTTRVSGFDTTNESGYDEYFEPPIHKNPTSVTIAEDSHTAGSTLVGVEGIYLVGFGDADEHWDLTDLAEFSGIDTMDLQNASKLTLSGDQYKEISEALNGEESEVTVEGADKDVEIWQGDVDTLILDDQVQERSIEVGSVIHNKMELTSSDLDSLELSMHGAAISKVATNNELQDLRINSTYDDPEYGGGNTLFDPDRIDLADAANVSIEGSRDVHLGSIRGNLTLADQTTVDAAELDSRLFLYVEAASGADNLVTTGSQTGDNHIRAYLDKAASGASYSFTGGTGEDYIRIYEAGNSQSRAELDISSAGGDDNSIYLYDVYAQGSISGFQSINAAKGDVDLTRMDIQGLEVIRIGSADLFTFIDSTMHLTASQVQDFGDDVEYSRSHEGGKLSLLVQQDADLSNAHSSLAQVLNQVDFQGNDVSLQISSDQADSLAVKGTTKDSELVIHAKDIGQHQSRDMTLNLDMNGADLSFEFGTLLNQTLNLTQESSLQNIATLRVNSDTYSGILSVHPDTILDVDSFMVKEDGVLELSADQANGEDISGQGTLQVNNYNGTQDFSQVGTRQVRVNSDTGFTGAELELLETERIHFRFRDEAGFDSISAGNAEFIQFSFAVGTNEVTVLDAEKLEFLHINLSRRNEVLFKGFGDEDTDLSSLEEVTVWWGSENASVELDFVASSDGGANNLDTFDFQLLHEDTQVFLRFTEQDMDFNDIVVKLSSYGQEITLNDKAANSFSGKLSLKGYEGQEYNVQLGKGGVNQLGLSEEGRFTIAYEEGDIVISGFKTDEGSDRLDFTALAKSWAWDSVDNILTSSDGEWELDFGDDGDTDAQVDIVNKDGEGFGKVVLDGVDPDHLEMGNFESFSTVTEDELRDAVADGSYAVEHNGVEYTFEDSEYNIDTSQVMDMSGLFYGSDFNKDIGYWDVSSVANMFGMFESAEFNQDIGDWDVSSVEDMGWMLYNAKLFEQDLSAWQVPGIAEKPRDFATGSPLEGRDEWHPNWGGIEKLTVTIDSLSTAGEAGSSVHVNVTVEHTGNAGQVEFTVTQDTTGVTERVDLNHSVPAEEEVSWTLEDTLAFDPGAVELEVSVEEDGETVSEVKTFGLYEDEEDRDFEWQWSDPDKSPFDMIGHVVADHDGYDEGWYGTGTGFLISPMHIMTNAHVITDDEDWASDLSELNAVDFFLGRNGGNLFDEQDGNEYAGEHAYLQKDEWGKAWPDTDMAIVTLDREVEGVEHFDWFWNAGQETDRDVTGDSVTISGYPSENIEQGEDDRGNNIYFQWNAQGTATDYLPGYDEYGQESGGLEFSQDMSFAGGASGSPVIRETVNGDYQFVGAYTGSIGADPVAATLDSTAFDWALTVVQGDGYLTDQEYVYGGLDPEDMGPDKLLPGTDTAVARSSEGGESVGIKVQGVPQDELDDYSGLA; this is encoded by the coding sequence ATGAGTTCTGATGGTACGAATTATCCTGGTGGCACTCGAGATGAGGCCAGATTTATTGAATTAACCCAGGAAAAGTCCTTTGCTTTTCATCTCTCGCCTCAAGAGTACCATTACTACCAGTTTGATGCCGATCAATCCGCTATGGAGATCCATGTAACCAAGGGCGATGTCTCTGTAGAGCTTCAGGATGAAGATGGTAATACTCTGGCCAATGGAGATCAGGGGATACGTTACGGGGGTCTTGAAGAAGGCAGGAGTTACTACATCCAGGTGGAAAATGAAGCCGGCAGTTGGTGGTGGCAGGATAAGACCGAATACCACCTGGATATTACCCCCTTGGATTTCTTGCCTGCCGATGATCCTGATGAAGCAGTTGATCTTGTCCCTGAAGAAGACAGGGAGGCTGCCCTACAACCCGGGGATGGCAGTCATTATTACCAGTTTGAACTGGATGAAGCCCGGGCAGTTGATATTGAAGCAACCGGCAGTGTCTCTTTAACGCTCAAAGATAGCCAGGGCGAAAAGTTGCAGGAAGGTGAAGATTTTCTTCAAAAAGATTCACTTGATGCCGGCGAGTACAAGGTAGTAGTGGAGCACCAGGATAGCAGGTGGTGGTGGCAGGATAAGACCGAATACAGCCTGGGCCTGAACACTGCTGAAGCGGGACGCCCGGATGAGCCGGGCCGGGATCCTGATGCAGCCAGGGTTATAGATATCTGGGAGGCTGTCAGTGAAGAAGGCAAGTCTTTCCAGGAAGAAGTCCCTGCAGGTGAAGACCATTTCTATAAATTTGAGCTGGACGTGGATGCCGAAGTAGGACTCGAAGCCACGGGAAATGTTTCCCTGGATCTTTTGCGCGAGGGTGATGAAGGGGACTCTCTACAAACCGTGAAGGCGGATAAAAACTCCATCCAGACAGAACTGGACCCCGGGGAATATTATGTACAGGTAAGCAATGAAACCGGTGAATGGTGGTGGCAGGAAGACGCCGAGTATGAACTGGATTTTGAGGTGAGTAAGATAGCGGAATTAGAACCTGACCTGACAACCAGAGTATCCGGGTTCGATACTACAAATGAATCCGGATACGATGAATACTTTGAACCACCTATACACAAAAACCCGACTTCAGTAACCATAGCTGAAGACAGCCATACCGCCGGGTCCACTTTAGTTGGAGTCGAGGGTATTTACTTGGTAGGGTTTGGAGATGCAGACGAGCACTGGGACCTCACGGACCTGGCTGAGTTCTCCGGCATTGACACCATGGATCTGCAAAACGCCTCAAAGCTCACCCTGTCCGGGGATCAGTATAAGGAAATCAGTGAAGCCCTTAACGGGGAGGAGAGTGAAGTAACAGTAGAAGGAGCTGATAAAGACGTAGAGATCTGGCAGGGCGATGTAGATACCCTGATTCTGGATGATCAGGTTCAGGAGAGATCCATAGAGGTCGGCTCTGTTATCCATAATAAAATGGAATTGACAAGTTCCGATCTGGATAGCCTTGAGCTGAGCATGCATGGGGCTGCGATTTCTAAGGTGGCTACAAACAACGAACTGCAGGATCTGCGTATCAACTCCACCTACGATGACCCGGAATACGGTGGAGGCAATACACTGTTTGATCCTGACAGGATAGACCTGGCAGACGCAGCAAATGTTTCCATTGAGGGTAGCAGGGATGTGCATCTTGGCAGCATTCGAGGGAATCTAACCCTTGCCGATCAGACCACAGTGGATGCTGCAGAACTGGATTCACGCTTGTTTTTATACGTAGAGGCGGCATCAGGTGCAGATAATTTAGTGACCACAGGTTCCCAGACCGGGGACAACCATATCCGTGCTTATCTTGACAAGGCTGCAAGCGGCGCAAGTTATTCCTTCACCGGAGGTACAGGCGAGGATTATATCCGGATTTACGAGGCTGGCAATTCACAATCTCGTGCTGAACTGGATATAAGCTCTGCTGGAGGAGATGACAATTCAATTTACCTCTATGATGTCTACGCTCAGGGCTCAATAAGCGGCTTTCAATCCATCAATGCCGCCAAGGGTGATGTTGACTTAACCCGGATGGATATCCAGGGACTTGAGGTTATCAGAATAGGTTCGGCTGATCTGTTCACGTTTATTGATTCCACCATGCATTTAACCGCCTCACAGGTTCAGGACTTCGGAGATGACGTTGAATATTCCAGGAGTCATGAAGGAGGCAAACTATCTCTTCTGGTGCAGCAGGACGCTGACCTTTCCAATGCGCATTCTTCCCTGGCTCAAGTACTGAACCAGGTGGATTTTCAAGGAAACGATGTAAGTTTGCAGATTTCATCCGATCAGGCCGACAGTCTTGCTGTGAAAGGAACCACAAAAGATTCTGAACTGGTAATTCACGCTAAAGACATAGGCCAGCACCAATCACGAGATATGACCTTAAATCTCGACATGAACGGCGCAGACCTCAGCTTTGAGTTCGGTACGTTACTAAACCAGACCCTTAATCTCACCCAGGAGTCCAGCCTGCAAAATATAGCAACACTGAGGGTTAACAGCGATACCTATAGCGGAATACTGTCTGTACACCCAGACACCATACTTGATGTGGATTCTTTTATGGTTAAAGAAGACGGAGTGCTTGAACTGAGTGCAGACCAGGCAAATGGTGAAGACATATCAGGTCAAGGTACGCTGCAGGTAAATAACTATAACGGGACTCAGGATTTTAGTCAGGTTGGTACTCGCCAGGTGCGGGTTAACAGCGATACAGGGTTTACTGGTGCCGAACTTGAACTCTTAGAGACTGAAAGAATTCACTTTCGTTTTAGAGATGAGGCTGGGTTTGACAGCATTTCAGCAGGTAATGCTGAATTTATTCAGTTTTCTTTTGCTGTTGGAACTAATGAGGTGACCGTGCTTGATGCTGAAAAACTTGAATTCCTGCACATAAATTTAAGTAGAAGAAATGAAGTGTTATTTAAGGGGTTTGGTGACGAGGACACTGACTTGTCTTCTTTAGAAGAGGTTACTGTCTGGTGGGGTTCTGAAAATGCCTCAGTGGAGCTGGATTTTGTTGCTTCATCAGATGGTGGGGCTAATAATCTGGATACCTTTGACTTCCAACTTCTGCACGAGGATACACAGGTTTTTCTGCGCTTTACCGAGCAGGACATGGATTTTAACGATATCGTTGTCAAGTTATCATCCTATGGCCAGGAAATCACCCTGAATGATAAAGCTGCCAACAGTTTTTCCGGTAAACTCTCACTAAAGGGCTACGAGGGGCAGGAATACAATGTTCAGCTTGGCAAAGGAGGGGTAAACCAGCTGGGTCTGTCAGAAGAAGGGCGGTTTACTATAGCCTATGAAGAAGGCGATATTGTAATCAGCGGGTTTAAAACCGATGAGGGATCAGACAGGCTCGACTTTACCGCATTAGCTAAAAGCTGGGCCTGGGATAGTGTGGATAACATCCTGACAAGCTCTGATGGTGAGTGGGAGCTGGATTTCGGAGATGATGGAGATACTGATGCTCAAGTAGATATTGTAAATAAAGACGGTGAGGGTTTCGGCAAGGTTGTGCTGGATGGAGTCGACCCGGACCATTTGGAGATGGGTAATTTTGAGTCCTTTTCTACAGTCACAGAAGACGAGCTGCGGGATGCGGTGGCAGATGGCTCTTATGCCGTGGAGCACAATGGTGTAGAATATACCTTTGAGGATTCAGAGTATAATATCGATACCTCGCAGGTAATGGATATGTCGGGTCTTTTCTATGGCTCGGATTTTAATAAGGATATCGGATACTGGGATGTCTCCAGCGTTGCGAATATGTTTGGTATGTTCGAATCAGCTGAATTCAACCAGGACATCGGAGACTGGGATGTCTCCAGCGTGGAAGACATGGGCTGGATGTTATATAACGCCAAGCTGTTTGAGCAGGATCTTTCCGCCTGGCAGGTTCCAGGCATAGCTGAAAAGCCCCGGGATTTTGCAACAGGTTCTCCCCTGGAAGGAAGAGACGAATGGCACCCCAACTGGGGAGGTATAGAAAAACTGACCGTCACGATAGATAGCTTATCTACTGCTGGAGAAGCTGGTTCCAGTGTACATGTCAATGTTACCGTGGAACATACCGGAAATGCAGGGCAGGTGGAATTCACCGTTACCCAGGATACAACCGGGGTAACAGAGAGAGTGGATCTCAATCATAGCGTACCAGCAGAGGAAGAGGTCTCGTGGACCCTGGAAGATACATTGGCTTTTGATCCAGGGGCTGTGGAGCTCGAGGTAAGTGTAGAGGAGGACGGGGAGACAGTCTCGGAGGTAAAAACCTTCGGCCTGTATGAAGACGAAGAAGACCGTGACTTTGAGTGGCAGTGGTCGGATCCGGACAAGTCTCCTTTTGACATGATCGGGCATGTTGTGGCAGACCACGATGGTTATGACGAGGGCTGGTATGGCACCGGTACTGGGTTTTTAATCAGCCCCATGCATATAATGACCAATGCTCACGTAATTACAGATGATGAGGACTGGGCCTCTGACCTGTCAGAGCTGAATGCTGTCGATTTCTTTCTGGGACGTAACGGAGGCAACCTGTTTGATGAGCAGGACGGCAACGAGTACGCAGGTGAGCATGCCTACCTGCAAAAAGACGAATGGGGCAAGGCATGGCCGGATACGGATATGGCCATAGTCACCCTGGATAGAGAGGTAGAAGGAGTGGAACACTTCGACTGGTTCTGGAATGCCGGACAGGAGACGGACAGGGATGTTACGGGGGATTCTGTAACCATATCAGGATACCCAAGTGAAAATATTGAGCAGGGTGAGGACGATAGAGGCAATAACATTTATTTTCAATGGAATGCTCAAGGTACTGCAACAGATTACCTCCCTGGCTATGATGAATACGGCCAGGAAAGCGGTGGTCTGGAGTTTTCTCAGGATATGTCTTTTGCCGGTGGTGCCAGCGGCTCTCCGGTTATCCGCGAGACTGTAAATGGTGACTACCAGTTTGTGGGTGCATACACTGGAAGTATTGGTGCCGACCCGGTAGCAGCCACCCTGGATTCGACTGCCTTTGACTGGGCTTTGACGGTAGTGCAGGGTGACGGATACCTGACAGATCAGGAATATGTGTATGGTGGGCTGGATCCTGAGGATATGGGGCCGGACAAGCTTTTGCCGGGCACAGACACTGCTGTGGCCCGTTCTTCAGAAGGGGGGGAGTCAGTCGGCATTAAAGTGCAGGGAGTGCCTCAAGATGAATTAGATGACTATAGCGGCCTGGCTTAG
- a CDS encoding ATP-binding protein, with protein MDRKRDLEDKIAALLKLFPAVAVIGARQCGKSTLARKLLPDWRYYDLENPNDYQLISSDPVAFFSINSGRVIIHEAQQYPELFRVLRGVIDADRNRKGRFLLTGSSSPEIGKGITESLAGRIATVEMWPFKQGELFQRPLSPLYDAIVSNRGMQALTDLSSTVTPEQSARVWLRGGFPEPAIHAAADHAYYKLWMDNYIRDYIARDIRSLFPRLNINNFRRFLLLLAQFSGHQLNMSEMARSLEVSVSTIKDYLDIIHQTFVWRNLPPYEKNSLKKIQKAAKGFFRDQGILHYLLRIADLDALLLHPVAGHSFESFVTEEIIRGLHCTMETGLEFFYYRTVDKSEVDLVVEGFFGLLPIEIKLNSALKQQDLRGLKNFIHDTGAPFGIVVNRAASIQQPAENIVQIPVHYL; from the coding sequence ATGGACAGAAAACGGGATCTCGAAGATAAAATCGCCGCTCTACTCAAGCTGTTTCCCGCCGTGGCAGTAATCGGTGCCCGGCAATGCGGCAAATCCACCCTGGCCCGCAAACTGCTGCCGGACTGGCGCTACTACGACCTGGAAAACCCCAACGATTACCAACTGATTAGCTCCGATCCGGTGGCTTTTTTTAGTATTAACTCCGGTCGGGTCATTATCCACGAAGCCCAACAGTACCCGGAGTTGTTCAGGGTATTGCGCGGCGTGATCGATGCCGATCGCAACCGCAAGGGCCGCTTTCTCCTTACCGGCTCCAGTTCACCGGAGATCGGCAAGGGAATTACCGAAAGCCTGGCCGGCAGGATTGCCACCGTCGAGATGTGGCCTTTCAAGCAAGGGGAGCTTTTCCAGCGCCCCCTCTCGCCCCTGTACGATGCCATCGTCAGCAACAGGGGAATGCAGGCCCTGACGGACCTTTCCTCCACCGTCACCCCGGAACAAAGCGCCCGCGTCTGGCTGCGGGGCGGGTTCCCCGAACCCGCCATTCACGCGGCAGCAGACCACGCTTACTACAAACTGTGGATGGATAATTACATCCGGGATTACATCGCGCGGGACATCCGGAGCCTGTTTCCCCGGCTTAACATCAACAATTTTCGCCGATTCCTTCTCCTGCTCGCCCAATTTTCCGGCCACCAACTCAATATGAGCGAGATGGCGCGCTCCCTGGAGGTAAGCGTGTCAACCATCAAGGATTACCTCGACATCATCCACCAAACCTTTGTTTGGCGCAATCTGCCCCCTTATGAAAAAAACTCCCTGAAAAAAATACAGAAGGCGGCCAAGGGCTTTTTCCGCGATCAGGGGATACTGCATTACCTGCTCCGGATTGCCGACCTCGACGCCCTGCTGCTTCACCCGGTGGCCGGCCACTCCTTTGAAAGCTTTGTTACCGAGGAGATTATTCGCGGCCTGCACTGCACCATGGAAACCGGCCTGGAGTTTTTCTATTACCGCACCGTGGATAAATCAGAGGTCGACCTGGTGGTGGAAGGCTTTTTCGGCCTGTTACCCATTGAGATCAAACTGAACTCGGCGCTGAAACAACAGGATTTGCGCGGGCTGAAGAACTTCATCCACGACACGGGCGCGCCGTTCGGCATTGTGGTCAACCGGGCCGCATCCATCCAGCAACCGGCTGAAAATATTGTTCAAATCCCGGTTCATTATCTGTAA
- a CDS encoding CheR family methyltransferase, producing the protein MASRELIFDEFLKRVCPPRELNWRKYRRASRRSVLSRIYQLGLRGFFEYADYLDANPLEAAFLPNLLKVTVSRFFRETELWDHLAADILPAMAAAHPASRPLQVLHIGCCNGEEPYSVSLLWKNEIEPVFPGARISITAMDIDQTCLDRARQGWYPRKTLREVPVELQKKWFEPEDGGWRLDEEIRSMVNFTKLDLLKDHLPGQQDMVFCRYLVFTYFQGKRRREMARKISECINPGGLLILGRKESIGSQEQDLFTAVHQNLKIYKNER; encoded by the coding sequence TTGGCTTCGAGGGAACTTATTTTTGATGAGTTTTTAAAAAGGGTCTGCCCTCCAAGAGAACTGAACTGGCGCAAATACAGGCGTGCCAGCCGGCGCAGCGTGCTCAGTCGCATTTACCAGCTGGGACTGAGAGGCTTTTTTGAGTATGCCGACTACCTTGATGCCAACCCGCTGGAAGCAGCCTTCCTGCCAAATCTGCTCAAGGTCACTGTAAGCCGCTTTTTCCGGGAGACTGAACTCTGGGATCACCTGGCTGCAGACATACTGCCGGCAATGGCTGCTGCACATCCTGCCAGCCGCCCTCTTCAGGTGCTGCATATCGGGTGCTGCAACGGTGAGGAGCCTTACTCCGTGTCCCTATTATGGAAAAATGAAATAGAACCGGTATTTCCAGGGGCGAGGATATCAATCACCGCCATGGACATTGACCAGACTTGCCTGGACCGGGCAAGGCAGGGCTGGTACCCTCGAAAAACCCTGCGAGAAGTACCTGTCGAGCTGCAGAAAAAATGGTTTGAGCCGGAAGATGGCGGCTGGCGGCTGGACGAAGAAATAAGGAGCATGGTCAATTTCACAAAGCTGGACCTGCTGAAAGACCATCTGCCCGGGCAGCAGGATATGGTATTCTGCAGATACCTGGTCTTTACATATTTCCAGGGTAAAAGGCGCAGGGAAATGGCCCGCAAAATTTCAGAGTGCATAAATCCCGGCGGACTGCTCATCCTGGGCAGGAAAGA